One Hordeum vulgare subsp. vulgare chromosome 4H, MorexV3_pseudomolecules_assembly, whole genome shotgun sequence DNA window includes the following coding sequences:
- the LOC123447584 gene encoding probable nicotianamine synthase 3, with translation MAAQNNNKDVAALVEKITGLHAAIAKLPSLSPSPDVDALFTELVTACVPPSPVDVTKLGPEAQEMREGLIRLCSEAEGKLEAHYSDMLAAFDNPLDHLGIFPYYSNYINLSKLEYELLARYVPGGIAPVRVAFIGSGPLPFSSFVLAARHLPDTMFDNYDLCGAANDRASKLFRADTDVGARMSFHTADVADLASELAKYDVVFLAALVGMAAEDKAKVIVHLGAHMADGAALVVRSAHGARGFLYPIVDPQDIGRGGFEVLAVCHPDDDVVNSVIIAQKSKEVHADGLGSARGAGGQYARGTVPVVSPPCRFGEMVADVTQNHKRDEFANAEVAF, from the coding sequence ATGGCtgcccagaacaacaacaaggatgtcgCTGCCCTGGTGGAGAAGATCACCGGGCTCCACGCCGCCATCGCCAAGCTGCCGTCGCTCAGCCCATCCCCGGACGTCGACGCGCTCTTCACCGAGCTGGTCACGGCGTGCGTTCCCCCGAGCCCCGTGGACGTGACCAAGCTCGGCCCCGAGGCGCAGGAGATGCGGGAGGGCCTCATCCGCCTCTGCTCCGAGGCCGAGGGGAAGCTGGAGGCGCACTACTCCGACATGCTCGCCGCCTTCGACAACCCGCTGGATCACCTCGGCATCTTCCCCTACTACAGCAACTACATCAACCTCAGCAAGCTGGAGTACGAGCTCCTGGCGCGCTACGTGCCCGGCGGCATCGCCCCGGTCCGCGTCGCGTTCATCGGCTCCGGCCCGCTGCCGTTCAGCTCCTTTGTCCTGGCCGCGCGCCACCTGCCCGACACCATGTTTGACAACTACGACCTTTGCGGCGCGGCCAACGATCGCGCCAGCAAGCTCTTCCGCGCGGACACGGACGTGGGTGCCCGCATGTCGTTCCACACGGCCGACGTCGCGGACCTCGCCAGCGAGCTCGCCAAGTACGACGTCGTCTTCCTGGCCGCGCTCGTCGGCATGGCTGCCGAGGACAAGGCCAAGGTGATCGTGCACCTCGGCGCACACATGGCAGACGGGGCGGCCCTCGTCGTGCGCAGCGCACACGGAGCGCGCGGGTTCCTGTACCCGATTGTCGACCCCCAGGACATCGGCCGCGGCGGGTTCGAGGTGCTGGCCGTGTGCCACCCCGACGACGACGTGGTGAACTCCGTCATCATCGCACAGAAGTCCAAGGAGGTGCATGCCGATGGACTTGGCAGCGCGCGTGGTGCCGGTGGACAGTACGCGCGCGGCACGGTGCCGGTTGTCAGCCCCCCGTGCAGGTTCGGTGAGATGGTGGCGGACGTGACCCAGAACCACAAGAGAGACGAGTTTGCCAACGCCGAAGtggccttttga
- the LOC123447583 gene encoding 60 kDa jasmonate-induced protein-like produces the protein MAALLLFLLLALAASNSKHGGAVAAADDPPALRILTLRGSPENTSLAVQAYDLSLAGFTDESLHWHAFPGHEHLIPTSRPLPFGSSYGELIGGLANVPSLPLGRDAMLQAVRVLSAYDPAGDVEPVKRALAAVKVMICESGRLKPIRKTVNDGWDGESRVAPEHLPYIEHWDTMSYEIIRSNRTGKWDGPFTQMLETKANIRSKEEAVAVMNMLMDADFGQVFKAHAIPINLD, from the coding sequence ATGGCagcgctcctcctcttcctcttgctCGCTCTCGCCGCCAGCAACAGCAAGCACGGAGGAGCAGTTGCTGCCGCCGACGACCCACCTGCCCTACGCATCCTCACACTTCGCGGTAGCCCCGAAAACACCTCCCTGGCCGTGCAGGCCTACGACCTCTCCCTGGCCGGCTTCACCGACGAGAGCCTCCACTGGCACGCCTTCCCAGGTCACGAGCACCTGATCCCCACGTCCAGGCCCCTCCCGTTCGGCAGCAGCTACGGCGAGCTCATCGGCGGCCTCGCCAACGTGCCAAGCCTGCCGCTGGGGCGGGACGCCATGCTGCAGGCCGTCCGTGTCCTCTCCGCCTATGACCCGGCCGGCGACGTCGAGCCGGTCAAGCGCGCTCTGGCGGCGGTGAAGGTGATGATCTGCGAGTCCGGGCGCCTGAAGCCCATCCGGAAGACCGTCAACGACGGATGGGACGGCGAGTCCCGCGTCGCTCCCGAGCATCTGCCCTACATCGAGCACTGGGACACCATGTCCTACGAGATCATCCGCTCCAACCGCACGGGGAAGTGGGACGGGCCATTCACGCAGATGCTGGAGACCAAGGCCAACATCCGCAgcaaggaggaggcggtggccgtGATGAACATGCTCATGGATGCGGACTTCGGGCAAGTGTTCAAGGCTCACGCCATCCCCATCAACTTAGACTaa
- the LOC123447585 gene encoding 60 kDa jasmonate-induced protein-like: protein MEGSTMTRLAGMAAFLLILGLAVGNIKHGHGGAVVVGDPTLIVVELQGHNDDKSSVAVQKHDVSVAGFTDGSGHWHAFPGLDHLFPASTTLPFGSSYSELIGGIANLPGVPLGREAMMQAIRVLSAYRPGADVEPVKRALAAVKVVISEAQRLEPIRKAVNDGWDGESRVAPEHLPYIEHWDTMSYEILRSNRTGKWDGPFTKMLETQANIRSKEEALAVVGLLLNADFEKVFKAHAIPINLE, encoded by the coding sequence ATGGAGGGATCCACCATGACTCGACTCGCTGGCATGGCGGCGTTCCTCCTCATACTTGGCCTCGCCGTCGGCAACATCAAGCACGGACACGGAGGAGCAGTTGTGGTTGGTGACCCGACCCTCATCGTCGTGGAGCTGCAGGGTcacaacgacgacaagagctCCGTGGCTGTGCAGAAACACGACGTCTCCGTCGCCGGCTTCACCGACGGGAGCGGCCACTGGCACGCATTCCCGGGCCTTGACCACCTCTTCCCCGCGTCCACGACGCTCCCGTTCGGCAGCAGCTACAGCGAGCTCATCGGCGGCATCGCCAACCTGCCGGGCGTGCCGCTGGGCAGGGAGGCGATGATGCAGGCCATCCGCGTTCTCTCGGCCTACCGCCCGGGCGCCGACGTCGAGCCGGTCAAGCGGGCGCTGGCGGCGGTGAAGGTTGTGATAAGCGAGGCGCAGCGGCTGGAGCCCATCCGCAAGGCCGTCAACGACGGATGGGACGGCGAGTCCCGCGTCGCCCCGGAGCACCTGCCCTACATCGAGCACTGGGACACCATGTCCTACGAGATCCTCCGTTCCAACCGCACGGGCAAGTGGGACGGGCCATTCACCAAGATGCTGGAGACCCAGGCCAACATCCGCAGCAAGGAGGAGGCGCTCGCCGTGGTCGGGCTACTGCTGAATGCCGACTTCGAGAAAGTGTTCAAGGCTCATGCCATTCCGATCAACTTGGAGTAA
- the LOC123447582 gene encoding uncharacterized protein LOC123447582 codes for MGHHVRRLVLVLLFAAAAMATSQVETTPPIRDQMDLPPLPSPADIPVTPPCLNSISVCGLVYQDPSKLAPCCTAVKKLFGSDPECICDGIAEAQKVAKQSGLNYTVDGQEMFRRCEMPLTSCDPENPGLQNIGNAAPSARSFGALQILLVFPIFFML; via the exons ATGGGGCACCACGTTCGCCGATTAGTCCTGGTGCTCCTGTTCGCGGCCGCGGCCATGGCGACTAGCCAAGTGGAGACGACGCCGCCGATCCGGGACCAGATGGACCTCCCGCCACTCCCATCTCCGGCCGACATTCCGGTCACGCCGCCGTGCCTGAACAGCATATCCGTGTGCGGTCTCGTCTACCAGGACCCCTCCAAGCTGGCACCGTGCTGCACCGCGGTCAAGAAGCTCTTCGGCAGTGATCCGGAGTGCATCTGTGACGGAATCGCTGAGGCTCAGAAGGTCGCAAAGCAGTCCGGGCTCAACTACACCGTCGACGGCCAGGAGATGTTCCGCCGGTGTGAGATGCCTCTCACCAGCTGCGACCCCGAAAATCCAG GATTACAAAACATTGGAAATGCGGCACCTAGTGCAAGGTCCTTTGGCGCCTTGCAAATCCTACTTGTCTTTCCAATattcttcatgctttga